A window from Citrus sinensis cultivar Valencia sweet orange chromosome 5, DVS_A1.0, whole genome shotgun sequence encodes these proteins:
- the LOC102607340 gene encoding uncharacterized protein LOC102607340 yields the protein MARLVRPLMQWPKLRQHCCHRAPLNYFFSSFLRRTPIATEETTSLSFSATSAPSSHGNVHNRLRALKPRNAPPLNSHEDNSATDSDSDDKKSRNQKKRDARRAVRWGMQIAAFSTPQIKRILSVASLDEDVLDAIMLVKRLGPDVKEGKRRQFNYIGKLLREVEPELMEGLIQATKVGDHATLQALAAANMQNIQDDNNQQSKESEDEKEKEEEEEEEELQEYVNIATRWYDGLINKDISITNEVYSVQSVDFDRQELRKLVRGVLSVQERQAIADGNEGEQGQVDSKIVHAKKSLTRFLLTLAKGMSVNTI from the exons ATGGCTCGACTGGTACGGCCTTTAATGCAATGGCCAAAACTACGGCAACATTGTTGCCATCGTGCTCCGCTCAACTATTTCTTCTCCTCATTTCTGCGACGAACACCAATAGCCACTGAAGAAACGACGTCGCTTTCTTTCTCCGCAACATCCGCACCTTCCTCTCACGGTAACGTCCATAACCGCTTACGCGCACTCAAACCAAGGAATGCTCCACCGTTGAATTCCCATGAAGATAACTCGGCCACTGACTCTGATTCCGACGATAAGAAAAGCCGCAACCAGAAGAAGCGCGACGCTCGCCGCGCCGTCCGTTGGGGCATGCAAATTGCCGCTTTCTCCACTCCTCAAATTAAACGAATTCTCAG CGTGGCTTCTCTCGACGAAGATGTGCTCGATGCTATAATGCTAGTTAAG AGACTAGGGCCTGATGTTAAAGAAGGAAAAAGGAGGCAGTTTAATTATAtag GAAAACTGCTGCGGGAAGTTGAACCTGAGTTGATGGAAGGTTTAATTCAAGCTACAAAAGTCGGGGATCACGCTACTCTGCAGGCTTTAGCTGCTGCAAATATGCAAAACATTCAGGATGACAACAATCAGCAGTCCAAAGAATCCGAGGATGagaaggagaaagaagaagaagaggaagaagag GAATTGCAGGAGTATGTCAATATAGCAACAAGATGGTATGATGGCCTGATCAATAAGGACATTAGCATTACGAATGAAGTATATTCAGTTCAGAGTGTTGATTTTGATCGTCAG GAATTGCGGAAACTTGTTAGGGGAGTCCTCTCCGTTCAAGAAAGGCAGGCTATTGCTGATGGAAATGAGGGAGAACAGGGACAAGTAGATTCAAAAATTGTACATGCCAAAAAGTCCCTTACTCGTTTCCTTCTTACCCTTGCGAAGGGGATGTCAGTAAATActatctaa
- the LOC102607823 gene encoding thaumatin-like protein 1b, which translates to MDASQLTLLLLITHLIFSCVTSTTFTMINKCDHTVWPGILSNADSPALSTTGFPLEKGETKTLNAPASWGGRMWARTLCSQDSTGKFTCVTGDCGGKLECSGSGAAPPATLAEFKLDGYGGQDFYDVSLVDGYNLPVLVVPQGGDGPNCTSTGCVVDLNAACPSELKVMTDGGSGGVACKSACEAFRQPQYCCNGAFSTPDTCKPSTYSQIFKSACPHAYSYAYDDKSSTFTCGSGPDYTITFCPSPNTSQKSSQGGNSGSNASNTGTIDSTMVYEGALDQSSASPSTYTYVLGSHGNGIAGIVSITFAVWRAWQLF; encoded by the exons ATGGATGCCTCTCAACTAACACTTTTACTTTTAAtcactcatttaatattttcctGTGTGACATCCACCACCTTCACAATGATCAACAAATGCGACCACACAGTATGGCCCGGCATTCTCTCTAACGCCGACTCTCCCGCACTCTCCACCACCGGCTTCCCCCTTGAAAAGGGAGAAACCAAGACCCTCAACGCACCCGCTTCGTGGGGCGGCCGCATGTGGGCCAGAACACTCTGCTCCCAGGACTCCACCGGTAAGTTCACCTGCGTCACAGGTGATTGCGGCGGCAAGCTGGAATGCTCCGGCAGTGGTGCTGCCCCACCCGCCACTCTTGCTGAGTTCAAGCTCGATGGCTATGGTGGCCAAGACTTCTATGATGTCAGTTTGGTCGACGGCTACAACCTCCCCGTGCTTGTCGTTCCTCAGGGTGGTGACGGACCCAATTGTACAAGCACGGGATGCGTTGTCGACTTGAACGCCGCGTGTCCTTCGGAGCTTAAGGTTATGACCGACGGTGGCAGCGGAGGTGTTGCTTGCAAGAGCGCGTGCGAAGCCTTTAGGCAGCCGCAGTACTGTTGTAATGGCGCGTTTAGTACTCCCGATACATGCAAGCCATCTACTTATTCTCAGATCTTCAAAAGCGCGTGTCCTCACGCTTACAGCTATGCGTACGACGACAAATCCAGCACCTTTACATGCGGTTCGGGGCCCGACTACACCATAACCTTCTGTCCTTCCCCCAACACCAG CCAGAAATCCTCACAAGGTGGAAACAGTGGAAGCAATGCGTCCAACACAGGGACCATCGATAGCACGATGGTGTACGAAGGTGCTTTGGACCAAAGCAGCGCATCACCTTCCACGTATACCTACGTGCTGGGATCGCATGGCAATGGCATTGCGGGTATAGTCAGCATCACATTCGCCGTCTGGAGGGCATGGCaactcttttaa